In the genome of Ignavibacteriales bacterium, one region contains:
- a CDS encoding T9SS type A sorting domain-containing protein, which produces MLRKLSILVLVVLLVPVVLVAQTNNKKFTPKAPIVFQEPTTVSTDNLVGPGFSTASANYTAVDTMANAFGPAISTINPLAYDPRADVVAMVHRGKSTYALGSGQLWYSFSTDRGATWNVRQGPVNTDPILARYPSMAISNPTSGGLDATTGFFSWPELNPGAFGNIGYGAEQPIGSNAAFSDTIVGSYSSQVPCWASHNSAWMFWTSDNQVDAGIDIWRTQDFATIEKATIPSAAFVDGSNITLGGASFNGVDVLAVLGTYADPDPGNPIQFGWYPGIFKSTDNGATWSNPEVVDFRTIPALSAFDQLFDYDPTAGTIRFDGDVHMDANGHVHLLLGVTDTNAVVDAIVDIFETGSGWDATIVDQGGFDIAPYALGPGLGQMGYSCYLSFNEARNVMAAQWTKIDGGEWCDVYFAYKGLDADTWSTPQNLTESPSQNNTQNHFAPFLYDDGSDNYTAFSMYGYVAGATGPYGDTTTATVYYIAPVPFTGVGVGDGQNVVNSFKLDQNYPNPFNPSTSITYSIAERSNVSIKVYDVLGKEVATLINTTQDAGEHSINFDASNLASGLYIYTLKSGNFTSSKKMMLLK; this is translated from the coding sequence ATGCTAAGAAAACTTTCTATTTTGGTGCTGGTTGTACTTTTGGTTCCGGTAGTTTTAGTTGCACAGACTAATAACAAAAAGTTCACACCTAAAGCACCGATAGTTTTTCAAGAGCCGACTACTGTTTCAACTGATAATTTGGTAGGACCTGGCTTTTCAACTGCTTCTGCAAACTATACTGCAGTAGATACAATGGCAAATGCATTTGGTCCCGCAATTTCAACAATCAATCCATTAGCTTATGATCCACGTGCAGATGTTGTTGCAATGGTTCATAGGGGTAAATCAACTTATGCGCTTGGGTCAGGGCAATTGTGGTATAGCTTTTCGACTGATAGAGGAGCAACCTGGAACGTTAGACAGGGTCCTGTAAATACAGATCCAATTTTAGCAAGATACCCAAGTATGGCTATCTCAAATCCGACAAGCGGTGGACTTGATGCAACCACAGGCTTTTTTAGCTGGCCAGAATTAAATCCTGGTGCATTTGGAAACATTGGTTACGGTGCTGAACAACCAATTGGATCGAATGCTGCTTTTTCTGATACAATTGTTGGAAGCTATTCATCACAAGTTCCTTGTTGGGCTAGCCATAATTCAGCTTGGATGTTCTGGACTTCCGATAATCAAGTTGATGCTGGTATTGACATATGGCGCACACAGGACTTTGCAACAATTGAAAAAGCAACCATTCCTTCAGCAGCTTTTGTAGATGGCTCGAATATTACTTTAGGCGGCGCTTCTTTCAATGGTGTTGATGTTTTAGCTGTGCTTGGTACTTATGCTGATCCTGATCCGGGTAATCCAATTCAATTTGGCTGGTATCCTGGAATTTTTAAATCAACAGATAACGGAGCTACGTGGTCCAATCCGGAAGTTGTTGATTTCAGAACAATTCCTGCATTAAGTGCTTTCGATCAGCTTTTCGATTATGACCCGACAGCAGGAACAATAAGATTTGATGGCGATGTTCATATGGATGCGAATGGTCATGTACATTTGTTATTAGGTGTAACTGATACAAACGCAGTTGTTGACGCTATTGTCGATATATTCGAGACCGGTTCAGGATGGGATGCAACAATTGTTGACCAGGGTGGATTTGATATTGCACCTTATGCATTAGGTCCTGGATTAGGACAGATGGGTTATTCATGCTATCTCTCATTCAACGAAGCAAGAAACGTAATGGCTGCACAGTGGACAAAGATCGATGGCGGCGAATGGTGTGATGTTTACTTTGCTTATAAAGGATTGGATGCTGATACATGGTCAACTCCGCAAAACTTAACTGAATCACCATCTCAGAATAACACCCAGAATCACTTTGCACCATTTCTATATGATGATGGTAGTGATAACTATACAGCATTTAGCATGTATGGTTATGTAGCTGGAGCTACTGGTCCTTATGGTGACACAACAACAGCAACTGTATACTATATAGCTCCTGTTCCTTTTACAGGCGTTGGTGTTGGCGATGGACAAAATGTAGTTAATTCTTTCAAACTTGATCAGAATTATCCAAACCCATTCAACCCATCAACATCAATTACTTATTCAATTGCTGAAAGAAGCAATGTTTCAATAAAAGTTTATGATGTTTTGGGTAAAGAAGTCGCTACTTTGATAAATACAACTCAGGATGCTGGAGAACATTCAATTAATTTTGATGCTTCTAATCTTGCATCAGGATTGTATATCTATACTTTGAAATCTGGTAATTTCACCAGTTCAAAGAAAATGATGTTACTAAAATAA
- a CDS encoding DUF4397 domain-containing protein, translating into MRLKFKEIFIGLFIAGIGLTIYGCIEEPTIEPVKRPFSEIRVVNLSNNVDNMRVVIDNAQPVSALNSLPITGRTPYFELKSGVRNFKVYNQSNDLVFEKDITVISYDRTTIIFAGYFEMPGSEANTFTNFEVSEGEVLQSSAPAAGRMNVYIVNTAAPVDTFEADEFTIKATYTITGGSPQDTTYESTTDVNENPVALGKSYSIGNASPGDYLFHMVSNADTSNTIDTQPLSLNAGFRYYLYIHGNPNSIQFFLDEVVPQPTRSK; encoded by the coding sequence ATGCGGTTAAAATTTAAGGAGATATTTATTGGTCTCTTTATAGCAGGAATTGGTTTAACAATATACGGATGTATTGAAGAACCAACAATCGAACCTGTAAAAAGACCATTCTCCGAAATCAGGGTTGTTAACCTCTCTAACAATGTTGATAACATGAGGGTGGTTATTGATAATGCACAACCTGTGAGTGCATTGAATTCACTTCCTATAACAGGAAGAACGCCATATTTTGAACTCAAGTCTGGCGTAAGAAATTTTAAAGTTTATAATCAGAGCAACGATTTAGTTTTTGAGAAAGATATTACAGTAATATCTTATGACAGAACAACGATCATCTTTGCCGGTTATTTTGAAATGCCTGGTTCAGAGGCAAATACATTTACAAATTTTGAAGTCTCTGAAGGTGAAGTGCTTCAAAGCAGTGCCCCGGCAGCAGGTAGGATGAATGTTTATATTGTAAACACTGCAGCTCCGGTTGATACATTTGAGGCGGATGAGTTCACCATAAAAGCAACTTACACAATTACTGGTGGTTCACCTCAGGATACTACTTACGAAAGTACTACTGATGTAAATGAGAATCCGGTTGCACTGGGTAAATCCTATTCAATTGGGAATGCTAGTCCTGGTGATTATTTATTCCATATGGTTTCTAATGCCGATACATCAAATACCATAGATACCCAGCCCTTGAGTCTTAATGCTGGGTTCAGATATTATTTATATATCCATGGAAACCCGAATTCTATTCAGTTCTTCCTCGATGAAGTTGTTCCACAGCCAACTCGTAGTAAATAA
- a CDS encoding TonB-dependent receptor: protein MKNRFTVIMLILFVAVFAFVVNAQTGKVVGKVTDLETGEALIGANVIISGTNFGAATNLDGNFIILNVPPGNYTLVGKYIGYKDITQSNIVVSAGITTDINFKLPSETYITDEVVIVAKKDLINKNVTNSNTIITPEEMENLPVRGVNSVVSTQTGVVNQDGNLYVRGSRSDQVAFYVDGVLVNDPVFGGARTLGIFNAVQEIQFQAGGYSAEFGGANAGIISTTSKIGTEKYQFSFEGITDNFVQVGNKFLGTYSYGYSEYAFTAGGPITPEYKNLRFFIAGNNVYNRTPVNWYRGANFPGLYDPDRKAAYDLAVASGSSNPGTVDTIDFIYPAGYLLNSGQNTYNLQGNLYWDLNPFTIRLNGSFRYTEGRNGRVLLTHRTSDRAGYNEGQTITSSLKITQVLSDKAFYDVIFNYFDDYNVNMDPIFKHNVAAYGDSVENAKVGTTLRSDGQFPTSIVIYGNSFTRSVVPFNNYTKNRSRNMGGTLNLLYQIGQHHELKTGGDFKYFTIRRYSVAPVSTVNLARSQPEAEYYDLYNRPDNYGYDEVGNLIDSGINGPKHPVFAGYYIQDKMEFSDLIVNFGLRLDYIDTDGQRFKDPSKIKFLEGDVLDPDGLEDVPVFSQISPRLGFSFPVTDKTVFHAQYGKFVQQSRLRDIYQGYNLVADNIKGGFAIQNPVGFGLTPERTTQYEIGFKQQIGEIFAFDLTGFYKDIKDQIQIRSVFADPSANHRQYYAFVNGDFATVKGIEFKFDLRRTERISATFDYTYSDAQGTGSNPSSSFRQIWQSPTSTPFFPQQIAPLDFNRAHSGFVNFDYRFASDDGPTLFGAKILENFGANLLISFTSGFNYTRWDDDSYGNRRNPTEPLNSSTTPFSFQLDAKVDKSFNIGPLEANVYLWVINLLNTQNAEAVFNVTGDPYDDGYLSSPQGSLLVQSYRTKFGEEVANQYQDIYRTLTYDATSFGPPRQVRLGVRLNY from the coding sequence ATGAAAAATAGATTTACAGTAATTATGCTTATTCTCTTCGTTGCCGTCTTTGCATTTGTTGTTAATGCACAGACCGGTAAAGTAGTGGGAAAAGTTACAGACCTCGAAACCGGGGAAGCTCTGATTGGAGCAAACGTTATAATCTCTGGAACCAACTTTGGTGCGGCGACAAACCTAGACGGTAACTTTATCATATTAAATGTGCCGCCAGGAAATTATACTTTAGTTGGAAAGTACATCGGGTACAAGGATATAACACAATCAAACATCGTTGTATCCGCAGGCATAACAACGGACATTAATTTTAAACTTCCGTCAGAGACTTATATAACTGACGAAGTAGTAATTGTCGCCAAAAAAGATCTTATTAATAAAAACGTCACCAACTCAAACACCATTATAACACCCGAGGAAATGGAAAACCTTCCTGTTCGTGGTGTAAACTCAGTTGTAAGTACTCAAACCGGAGTTGTTAATCAGGATGGAAACTTATACGTGCGTGGTAGCCGTTCAGATCAAGTTGCTTTTTATGTGGATGGTGTACTTGTAAACGATCCCGTGTTTGGTGGTGCCAGAACATTAGGCATTTTTAATGCTGTACAGGAAATTCAGTTCCAGGCTGGTGGATATTCTGCTGAATTTGGTGGTGCTAATGCCGGTATTATTTCAACAACCTCTAAAATAGGAACTGAAAAATATCAGTTTAGTTTTGAGGGCATCACTGATAATTTTGTACAGGTCGGAAATAAATTTCTTGGTACATATAGCTATGGTTATAGCGAATATGCATTTACTGCTGGCGGTCCAATTACTCCGGAATATAAAAACTTAAGATTCTTTATTGCCGGTAACAATGTGTACAACAGGACACCCGTTAACTGGTACAGAGGAGCTAACTTCCCGGGCTTATATGATCCAGACAGAAAAGCGGCATATGATTTAGCAGTCGCAAGCGGAAGTTCAAATCCAGGTACTGTTGATACAATAGATTTTATTTATCCTGCAGGATATTTACTGAATAGCGGACAAAACACATATAACCTTCAGGGAAATTTGTATTGGGATTTGAATCCATTCACAATTAGACTTAATGGATCATTTCGCTATACAGAAGGAAGAAATGGAAGGGTTCTATTAACCCACAGAACATCAGACAGAGCTGGCTATAATGAAGGTCAGACCATCACTTCAAGTTTGAAGATTACACAAGTATTAAGCGACAAAGCTTTTTATGATGTAATATTCAATTATTTTGATGACTATAATGTCAATATGGACCCGATTTTCAAACATAATGTAGCTGCTTATGGCGATTCTGTCGAAAATGCAAAAGTAGGTACTACTTTACGGTCCGACGGTCAATTCCCAACATCAATTGTTATTTATGGTAACAGTTTTACACGCAGTGTAGTACCATTTAATAACTATACAAAAAACAGATCAAGAAATATGGGTGGAACATTAAACCTTCTTTATCAAATTGGTCAGCATCATGAATTAAAGACAGGTGGTGATTTTAAATACTTTACGATTCGCAGATATTCAGTGGCTCCTGTGAGTACAGTCAATCTCGCGAGATCACAACCTGAAGCCGAATACTATGATCTTTATAACAGACCCGATAATTATGGATATGATGAAGTTGGTAACTTAATAGATAGTGGTATTAATGGTCCGAAGCATCCGGTATTTGCTGGATACTATATCCAGGACAAAATGGAGTTTTCTGATCTTATTGTAAATTTCGGTTTACGATTGGATTACATCGATACAGATGGTCAAAGATTCAAAGACCCAAGCAAAATTAAATTTCTCGAAGGCGATGTTTTAGATCCGGATGGATTAGAGGATGTCCCTGTATTTTCACAAATAAGTCCACGACTTGGGTTCTCATTCCCGGTAACTGATAAAACTGTTTTTCATGCTCAATATGGAAAGTTTGTTCAACAATCCAGATTAAGAGATATTTATCAGGGATATAATCTGGTAGCCGATAATATTAAAGGTGGTTTTGCGATCCAGAATCCAGTAGGGTTTGGATTGACACCTGAAAGAACAACTCAGTATGAAATAGGTTTCAAACAGCAAATAGGTGAAATTTTTGCTTTTGATCTTACTGGCTTCTATAAAGACATTAAAGATCAAATTCAAATACGGTCAGTATTTGCCGATCCTTCAGCCAACCATAGACAATATTATGCGTTTGTAAACGGGGATTTTGCAACGGTAAAAGGTATTGAGTTCAAATTTGATCTCAGAAGAACCGAACGTATTTCCGCAACATTTGACTATACATATTCTGACGCTCAAGGCACTGGATCTAATCCATCCTCAAGCTTCAGACAGATATGGCAAAGTCCAACATCGACGCCGTTTTTTCCACAACAAATTGCACCATTGGATTTTAACAGAGCACATAGTGGTTTTGTAAATTTTGACTACAGATTTGCTTCGGATGATGGTCCTACATTATTTGGAGCGAAGATTCTTGAAAACTTTGGAGCCAATTTGTTGATATCTTTCACAAGTGGATTTAATTATACTCGGTGGGATGATGATAGTTATGGTAACCGACGCAACCCAACTGAACCTTTAAATTCATCAACAACCCCGTTCTCGTTCCAATTAGATGCAAAGGTTGATAAATCTTTCAACATTGGTCCGCTTGAAGCAAATGTTTATTTGTGGGTAATTAATTTACTAAACACTCAAAATGCTGAGGCTGTCTTTAATGTAACAGGCGACCCATATGATGATGGTTACCTTTCAAGTCCACAGGGTAGTCTGCTGGTTCAATCTTACAGAACAAAGTTTGGTGAAGAGGTTGCGAATCAATACCAGGATATTTATCGCACACTAACCTATGATGCAACAAGTTTTGGACCACCAAGGCAGGTGAGATTAGGTGTAAGGCTAAATTATTAA